Genomic window (Staphylococcus debuckii):
TCACCTTGATTTCAGACGACAAAGTACTGTTGAAAACCAATGGCTCAGGCCGTACCAACGAAGTCATGGCCGAAATATACGGGATGAAAGTAGCGAAAGACCTCGTGCATATCACAGGCGATACCAGCGACTATCACCTCGAAGGCTACGTAGCGAAGCCCGAACATTCCCGCAGCAATCGTCACTACATTTCTATATTTATCAACGGACGCTACATCAAGAACTTTGTATTGAACAAAGCCATAGTAGAAGGCTATCATACCCTGTTGACCATAGGGCGTTATCCCATCTGCTACATCAATATCGAAATGGATCCGATACTCGTAGACGTCAACGTACATCCAACCAAATTAGAAGTACGACTTTCTAAAGAAGAGCAACTTTATCAGTTGATTGTACACAAAATTCAAGAAGCCTTTAAAGATAAAATTCTCATCCCGCACAATGATGAAAATAAACTTTATAAGAAAAATAAAGTACTAGATACTTTCGAACAACAGAAATTAGATTTTGAAAACCGTACCGCTGAAAAGAAAGCCCAGAAAGAGGAAAACGATAAGAGTACCTCCGAAACAGGCGAGCAAGTTGCTGAAGATACCTCAGAACAGGATTATAATGCGACACAACGCGCGGTGCTGCAGGATTTAGAAGAGGACAATACAAATTCAGATAATTTATTTGAACCCACACAGCGTGAAGAAGATGCAGACCATACTGAAACTTCAGATTCACCAACTAATGTCGGTGAAGAAGTGGATGTGCGTGAAACAGAAAATGCACAGCCTAAACGACGTGTTCCTTACATGGAAGTGGTTGGACAAGTCCATGGCACTTACATTATTGCGCAAAATGAAACTGGCATGTTTATGATAGACCAGCATGCTGCTCAAGAGCGTATTAAATATGAATATTTCCGAGATAAAATCGGGGAAGTCACAAACGAAGTGCAGAACTTATTGATTCCAATGACTTTTCATTTTTCAAAAGATGAACAGATGATTATCAATCAATATAAAGATGAATTAGATAAAGTAGGTGTACATCTGGAACCTTTCGGCAGTCATGATTATATTGTGAACAGCTATCCGGTGTGGTTCCCTAAAGAAGAAGCACAAGAAATTATTCAAGACATGGTAGAATATGTGCTTGAACACCGCAAAGTCGATATTAAAAAAATACGTGAAGAAGCGGCTATTATGATGAGCTGTAAGAAATCAATTAAAGCCAATCACTATTTAAGAAATCATGAAATGGCAGATTTAATCGATCAGTTGCGAGAAATGGAAGATCCATTTACTTGTCCGCATGGCAGACCGATTATTATTAGTTTTTCAAATTATGAATTAGAACGTTTATTCAAACGCATCATGTAAAGGAGAAGGCTATGAAACCTCACATCTTACCCGCAATTCGCGAAATGAAAGATTTAGAAAAACTAGCTAAAACAGATTATAAAAAATGTGTGTTATTAGATACACATATTGGACATCTGCAAGGAATTATGAGTTTGCTCGCACAACATCAACTGGAAACTTATATCCATGTAGATTTAATGAGAGGAATTGCGCATGATGAATATGGCTGTGAATACATTATTCAAAAATTTAAACCAGCAGGCATTGTTTCTACAAAACCGAAAGTGATTAAAAAAGCCAAATCTTTAAAAGTAGCGACCATCTTGCGAATATTCGTTATCGATAGTCATGCTTTAAGCCGCAGTATCGCTTTAATTAAACAAGTACAGCCTGATTATGTAGAAGCTTTGCCAGGGGTTGCCAGTAAAGTCATCAGTAAGATTAATGAAGAAACCAATATCCCTGTCATTGCAGGCGGGTTGATAGATCAAGAGCAAGAAGTTGAAGCTGCCATATCAAGTGGTGCGGAATATATTACAACGAGCAATCAATCATTATGGTAAAGAATCTGTGAATATAGTATTACAATTATGTAAAAAAATAATTGACAACGCTTTCACTAAAGTATATTCTGTTTATAAGTTAATATTTAAAACGAGAACAAGGAGACTTCTACATTATCTGGGGAACATGTAGGGGTCTTTTTGTCTTCTTATAAGGAGGAAATAGAATGAATCCATATTTTGCAGAATTTTTAGGTACTGCCATTCTGATTTTATTCGGGGGCGGGGTTGTAGCCAATTTAAACCTCGTGAAGTCTAAAGGGTTTGGCAGCGACTGGATTAACATCTCTTTAGGTTGGGGATTAGCTGTAACACTCGGTGTTTATGCAGTCGGAAAATTTTCAGGTGCACACTTGAATCCTGCTGTAACCATGGCAATTGCAATGGACGGTGGAATTGAATGGTACAAGGTACCTGGTTATATTATTTGCCAAATGCTTGGCGGTATTGTCGGTGGAGTACTCGTTTGGTTGATGTACTTGCCTCATTGGAAAGTGACAGAGGACCAAGGTGCTAAACTTGGAGTATTTTGTACAGACCCTGGCATTAAAAATTATTATGCTAACTTTTTCAGTGAAATTATCGGTACTGCAGCTTTAACTTTAGGTTTGCTATTTATCGGTATTAACAAGTTTACAGATGGCTTGAATCCGATTATTGTCGGTGGTTTAATCGTTGCCATCGGTATTAGTTTAGGCGGACCAACAGGTTATGCGATCAACCCGGCTCGTGACTTAGGTCCTCGTATTGCTCATGCGATTTTACCGATTGCTGGCAAAGGAAAATCAAATTGGTCATACGCCATTGTTCCAGTATTAGGACCGATAGCTGGAGGAATGTTAGGAGCTTGTATTTATCGAGCAGCCTACAAAGGCACTTTTGATACAATGTCATTCGTCGCAATCGTTTTAACTGCAGCAACCTTGATACTTGGTGTAGTATTAAATAAAATAGATAAAAAAGATATTGGTACGATTTATTAAAAAAATTGGGGTTTTTTTAACAATATTAATTGAGGAGTTATGACTATGGAAAAAGAAAAATATATTTTATCAATAGACCAAGGAACGACAAGCTCTCGTGCAATTCTTTTCAATAAAGAGGGTGAAATTGTCACTACCGCACAACGTGAATTTACACAGCACTTTCCGCATAATGGTTGGGTTGAACATGATGCTAATGAAATTTGGACATCAGTGTTATCAGTTATTGCGACAGTATTAAATGATGATGATATTTATCCAGATCAAATTGCCGGTATCGGTATTACGAACCAGCGTGAAACGACTGTCATTTGGGATAAACATACAGGACGCCCGATTTATAATGCAATTGTCTGGCAATCTCGTCAAACTCAAGATATTATCCAAAGTTTGAGAGACCAAGGATATGAAGACACTTTCCGTGAAAAGACTGGTTTAGTGTTAGACCCTTATTTCTCTGGCTCAAAAATTAAATGGATACTAGATAACGTGGAAGGCGCGCGTGAAAAAGCTGAAAATGGCGATTTATTATTCGGTACCATCGACTCTTGGCTTGTATGGAAATTGTCAGGTAAAGCTGCACACATTACGGACTATACGAATGCCAGCCGTACTTTGATTTATAATATTCACACTTTAGAATGGGATGATGAATTACTGGAAATCTTAGATATTCCTAAACAAATCTTACCTGAAGTTCATGAATCGAGTGAAATCTATGCGAAAACGAAAGATTACCATTTCTTCGGTCAAGAAGTACCGATTGCAGGTATTGCCGGTGACCAACAGGCAGCTTTATTCGGGCAAGCATGTTTCGAACGCGGAGACGTAAAAAATACGTACGGTACAGGCGGCTTTATGTTGATGAATACGGGTAAAGAAGCGGTCAAATCTGATAGTGGACTACTGACTACAATTGCTTTCGGCTTGAATGGTGAAATCAACTACGCTCTAGAGGGCTCAATCTTCGTATCAGGTTCTGCAATTCAATGGTTGCGTGATGGTTTACGAATGATTAATTCTGCACCTGAATCAGAAAACTATGCCAATCGTATCGAATCTACGGAAGGAGTTTATGTTGTACCGGCCTTTGTTGGCTTAGGCACACCTTATTGGGACTCTAATGCACGCGGTGCAATCTTCGGTATTACTCGCAGCACCGAGAAAGAGCATTTTGTACGTGCGACATTAGAATCCTTATGTTATCAAACACGTGATGTAGTTGAAGCGATGGAGAAAGATTCAGGTATTACTGTAGAAAGCTTACGCGTGGATGGCGGTGCAGTGAAAAATAACTTCTTGATGCAATTCCAAGCAGATATTGAAAATATTAAAGTGGAACGCCCAGTCATTCAAGAAACAACAGCACTAGGCGCAGCTTATTTAGCGGGATTAGCAGTAGGCTATTGGGAAAGCAAAGATGAAATTGCTGATCGTTGGAAATTAGATAGAGCATTTGAACCTGAAATGTCAGCTGCAGAGCGCGAAAACTTGTATAAAGGTTGGAAAAAAGCTGTAGAAGCTACACAAGTTTTTAAATTAGACGACTAAATTTGAATTGTGCTACAATAAAGATAAGTTAATAAATGTGACTCGAGAATGAGAGAACTGTTCGTACAATTTTATGAAATGTATGGGATAGGTCTCTCATTTTTTAATATTAAGGGTTTTTAAAAAATGGACAGCTTGTCTCATATATGCACTGACAATAACTAGGAGGCGTTTTAGATGAGTTTATCAACTTTAAAAAGAAATGAAATTAAAGACAATTTTAAGAACCAAGAGTATGACATCGTTATAATTGGTGGAGGTATTACAGGTGCAGGGGTTGCCTTAGATGCTTCACAACGCGGCATGAAAGTAGCACTTGTTGAAATGCAAGACTTTGCACAAGGAACAAGCTCTCGTTCAACTAAATTAGTACATGGCGGTTTACGTTACTTAAAACAGCTGCAAGTTGGGGTTGTAGCTGAAACTGGCCGCGAAAGAGCAATCGTTTATGAAAATGGTCCACATGTAACCACACCAGAATGGATGTTATTGCCGATGCATAAAGGCGGTACTTTCGGTAAATTTTCTACTTCCATCGGTTTAGCGATGTATGACCGTTTAGCAGGCGTTAAGAAATCAGAACGTAAGAAAATGTTGAGTAAGAAAGAAACGTTAGCTAAAGAACCTTTAGTGAAAAAAGATGGTCTCAAAGGCGGCGGTTATTACGTTGAATATCGTACAGATGATGCGCGTTTGACTATCGAAGTATTAAAACGTGCTGCTGAAAAAGGTGCGGATATTCTTAACTATACAAAATCAATGGATTTCACATATGATGACAAAGAAAAAGTAAACGGCATTCAAGTTACAGACATGTTGACGGATGAACCTTACACAATTCATGCTAAAAAAGTCATCAATGCCAGCGGTCCTTGGGTAGATGAAGTCCGCAGTTCAGACTACTCTAAAAACAATAAACAACTGCGTCTGACAAAAGGTGTGCATATTGTTATTGATCAATCTCGTTTCCCATTACAACAAGCGGTTTATTTTGATACTGAAAAAGACGGCCGTATGATTTTTGCTATTCCACGTGAAGGAAAAGCATATATCGGCACTACAGATACTTTCTATGATAATGATAAAACTTCACCGCTTCCAAACCAAAAAGATCGCGATTACTTGATTGATGCAGTGAATTATATGTTCCCTGGGTTAGATATTAAAGATGAAGACATCGAATCTTCATGGGCTGGTGTCAGACCTTTAATTTTAGAAGAAGGAAAAGACCCATCAGAAATTTCACGTAAAGATGAAATTTGGGAAGGTAAATCTGGCCTGTTGACGATTGCAGGCGGTAAATTAACAGGTTATCGTCATATGGCTAAAGGTATTGTAGATTTAGTTTCTAAACGCTTACAACAAGAGTACAAATTAAAATTCAAACCTTGTGAAACTAAAGAACTTAAAATTTCTGGCGGAGATGTCGGTGGCAGTGCCAACTTCGAACAATTTGTTAAAGAGAAAATGAAAGAAGGTGAAGCATCTAACTTAGATGCTAAAACAGCTGAAGATATCGCTAGACGTTATGGTTCTAATGCGGATCAATTATATCAAATCGCTTATACTGCCCAATATCAAAATTCAGGTTTACCAGTCGAACTCTACACTGAGTTAGTATACGGTATTCAACACGAAATGGTTTATAAACCGACTGATTTCTTGATTCGTCGTACAGGAATGTTATATTTTGATATTGAAGATGTGAAGAAATATAAAGAAGCGGTCATGGATGTCATGTCTCAATTATTAAATTATGATGCAGAACAACGCGCGCTTTATGCTGAAGAATTAAATGAAGCCATTGAAGAAGCGACACATGGCAATCATCAACCTGCTGAAAAATAAAAAAGTGAGAGATTATGTCCGGCATACTTGTGCCTTTATAATCTCTGGTTAGAAAAAACTATGAGGAAATCTATCTAATGCGGTAGATTTCTTCGTAGTTTTTTTAGTGTGTTTGAGGCGGGATAGCGGTGGATTGGATAGAAAATGAATGGATTGTTGAGATATTGGCCAAGATGGAGAGCAACGTGTCCAATAAACGGATATATTGGCCAAGATGGAGAGCAACATGTCCAATAAATGAATATATTGGCCAAGATTATGAGCAACGTGTCCAATATCCTGCTAATTTAGACATAACTTGTAAACTAGTGTCCAGATTAAGGTGTTTTCTGGACATAACTTGTAAAATAG
Coding sequences:
- the mutL gene encoding DNA mismatch repair endonuclease MutL, with amino-acid sequence MGNIKELQTSLANKIAAGEVVERPGSVVKELLENALDAKATEINIEIKQSGIESIRVVDNGTGIEEDDLHLVFHRHATSKLHEDSDLFHIRTLGFRGEALASISSVAKVTLQTCTDGQSGHEIYAEDGAILKQKPAKAKKGTDILVESLFYNTPARLKYVKSLYTELGKITDIVNRMAMSHPSVRFTLISDDKVLLKTNGSGRTNEVMAEIYGMKVAKDLVHITGDTSDYHLEGYVAKPEHSRSNRHYISIFINGRYIKNFVLNKAIVEGYHTLLTIGRYPICYINIEMDPILVDVNVHPTKLEVRLSKEEQLYQLIVHKIQEAFKDKILIPHNDENKLYKKNKVLDTFEQQKLDFENRTAEKKAQKEENDKSTSETGEQVAEDTSEQDYNATQRAVLQDLEEDNTNSDNLFEPTQREEDADHTETSDSPTNVGEEVDVRETENAQPKRRVPYMEVVGQVHGTYIIAQNETGMFMIDQHAAQERIKYEYFRDKIGEVTNEVQNLLIPMTFHFSKDEQMIINQYKDELDKVGVHLEPFGSHDYIVNSYPVWFPKEEAQEIIQDMVEYVLEHRKVDIKKIREEAAIMMSCKKSIKANHYLRNHEMADLIDQLREMEDPFTCPHGRPIIISFSNYELERLFKRIM
- a CDS encoding glycerol-3-phosphate responsive antiterminator, whose protein sequence is MKPHILPAIREMKDLEKLAKTDYKKCVLLDTHIGHLQGIMSLLAQHQLETYIHVDLMRGIAHDEYGCEYIIQKFKPAGIVSTKPKVIKKAKSLKVATILRIFVIDSHALSRSIALIKQVQPDYVEALPGVASKVISKINEETNIPVIAGGLIDQEQEVEAAISSGAEYITTSNQSLW
- a CDS encoding MIP/aquaporin family protein, coding for MNPYFAEFLGTAILILFGGGVVANLNLVKSKGFGSDWINISLGWGLAVTLGVYAVGKFSGAHLNPAVTMAIAMDGGIEWYKVPGYIICQMLGGIVGGVLVWLMYLPHWKVTEDQGAKLGVFCTDPGIKNYYANFFSEIIGTAALTLGLLFIGINKFTDGLNPIIVGGLIVAIGISLGGPTGYAINPARDLGPRIAHAILPIAGKGKSNWSYAIVPVLGPIAGGMLGACIYRAAYKGTFDTMSFVAIVLTAATLILGVVLNKIDKKDIGTIY
- the glpK gene encoding glycerol kinase GlpK; the encoded protein is MEKEKYILSIDQGTTSSRAILFNKEGEIVTTAQREFTQHFPHNGWVEHDANEIWTSVLSVIATVLNDDDIYPDQIAGIGITNQRETTVIWDKHTGRPIYNAIVWQSRQTQDIIQSLRDQGYEDTFREKTGLVLDPYFSGSKIKWILDNVEGAREKAENGDLLFGTIDSWLVWKLSGKAAHITDYTNASRTLIYNIHTLEWDDELLEILDIPKQILPEVHESSEIYAKTKDYHFFGQEVPIAGIAGDQQAALFGQACFERGDVKNTYGTGGFMLMNTGKEAVKSDSGLLTTIAFGLNGEINYALEGSIFVSGSAIQWLRDGLRMINSAPESENYANRIESTEGVYVVPAFVGLGTPYWDSNARGAIFGITRSTEKEHFVRATLESLCYQTRDVVEAMEKDSGITVESLRVDGGAVKNNFLMQFQADIENIKVERPVIQETTALGAAYLAGLAVGYWESKDEIADRWKLDRAFEPEMSAAERENLYKGWKKAVEATQVFKLDD
- a CDS encoding glycerol-3-phosphate dehydrogenase/oxidase; this encodes MSLSTLKRNEIKDNFKNQEYDIVIIGGGITGAGVALDASQRGMKVALVEMQDFAQGTSSRSTKLVHGGLRYLKQLQVGVVAETGRERAIVYENGPHVTTPEWMLLPMHKGGTFGKFSTSIGLAMYDRLAGVKKSERKKMLSKKETLAKEPLVKKDGLKGGGYYVEYRTDDARLTIEVLKRAAEKGADILNYTKSMDFTYDDKEKVNGIQVTDMLTDEPYTIHAKKVINASGPWVDEVRSSDYSKNNKQLRLTKGVHIVIDQSRFPLQQAVYFDTEKDGRMIFAIPREGKAYIGTTDTFYDNDKTSPLPNQKDRDYLIDAVNYMFPGLDIKDEDIESSWAGVRPLILEEGKDPSEISRKDEIWEGKSGLLTIAGGKLTGYRHMAKGIVDLVSKRLQQEYKLKFKPCETKELKISGGDVGGSANFEQFVKEKMKEGEASNLDAKTAEDIARRYGSNADQLYQIAYTAQYQNSGLPVELYTELVYGIQHEMVYKPTDFLIRRTGMLYFDIEDVKKYKEAVMDVMSQLLNYDAEQRALYAEELNEAIEEATHGNHQPAEK